In Betta splendens chromosome 22, fBetSpl5.4, whole genome shotgun sequence, the following proteins share a genomic window:
- the calm1a gene encoding calmodulin-1a — protein sequence MADQLTEEQIAEFKEAFSLFDKDGDGTITTKELGTVMRSLGQNPTEAELQDMINEVDADGNGTIDFPEFLTMMARKMKDTDSEEEIREAFRVFDKDGNGYISAAELRHVMTNLGEKLTDEEVDEMIREADIDGDGQVNYEEFVQMMTAK from the exons gcTGATCAACTAACAGAAGAGCAGATTGCAG AGTTCAAGGAGGCTTTCTCCCTGTTTGATAAGGACGGAGATGGGACCATCACCACTAAGGAGCTGGGCACTGTCATGAGGTCACTGGGCCAAAACCCAACTGAGGCTGAACTTCAGGACATGATCAACGAGGTGGATGCAGATG GTAACGGCACTATTGATTTCCCAGAGTTCCTGACAATGATGGCAAGGAAGATGAAGGACActgacagtgaggaggagatCCGAGAGGCTTTCAGGGTGTTTGATAAG GATGGTAATGGTTACATTAGTGCAGCAGAGCTGCGTCATGTGATGACCAACCTGGGAGAGAAGCTGACAGACGAGGAAGTTGATGAGATGATCAGAGAAGCCGATATCGACGGAGATGGACAGGTCAATTATGAAG AATTTGTTCAGATGATGACCGCCAAATGA